Proteins from a genomic interval of Moorena sp. SIOASIH:
- a CDS encoding L,D-transpeptidase, with product MLIALAVWTTPALTNPVSEQIATRVMELQDSEERWIEIDLTNQRLIAWEGRQPVYAIIVSTGKDSTPTHPGTFTIQSKRRKDRMRGADYDLANVPYAMYYHRGYAIHGAYWHRKFGTPVSHGCVNVAVDHAEWLFDWASVGTPVVIHQGLEEFANGE from the coding sequence ATGCTAATCGCCTTGGCTGTCTGGACAACACCAGCGTTGACCAATCCTGTGAGTGAGCAAATCGCTACCAGAGTGATGGAACTACAAGATTCAGAAGAACGCTGGATTGAGATAGACCTAACCAATCAAAGGCTGATTGCTTGGGAAGGTAGACAACCGGTTTATGCAATAATTGTCTCCACTGGTAAAGATTCAACACCTACCCATCCTGGTACATTCACGATTCAATCCAAGCGTCGCAAGGACAGAATGCGTGGTGCAGATTACGATCTGGCCAATGTACCTTATGCCATGTATTACCACCGGGGCTATGCTATCCATGGGGCATACTGGCATCGTAAGTTTGGTACGCCAGTAAGTCATGGCTGTGTCAATGTAGCTGTGGATCATGCTGAGTGGTTATTTGATTGGGCGTCTGTGGGAACACCAGTGGTTATTCATCAGGGCCTTGAGGAATTCGCGAATGGTGAATGA
- a CDS encoding DUF433 domain-containing protein — protein sequence MSLLLERETPPLREDETGAIRVGNSRVLLETVIRAFQDGASPESIVHRYSTLSLSDVYNTIGYYLRHQDAVETYLNHREQLAESVQQRLSSIQPDLSSIRTRLLSQQNQ from the coding sequence ATGAGCCTCCTTTTGGAACGTGAGACACCACCTCTGCGAGAAGATGAAACCGGAGCGATTCGAGTTGGAAATTCAAGGGTTTTGCTAGAGACTGTTATTCGAGCGTTTCAAGATGGTGCATCCCCTGAGTCTATTGTGCATCGATACTCGACTCTATCTTTGTCCGATGTTTACAATACAATTGGCTACTACCTTCGACACCAAGATGCGGTAGAAACATACTTAAATCACAGAGAGCAGTTAGCTGAATCAGTGCAGCAACGTTTGTCTAGTATCCAACCTGATCTCAGCTCAATTCGTACCCGTTTGCTATCTCAGCAGAATCAGTAG
- a CDS encoding bifunctional 4-hydroxy-2-oxoglutarate aldolase/2-dehydro-3-deoxy-phosphogluconate aldolase, which yields MITDNWLNLLRQQRVIAVIRASSKSLGNQMAKTVATGGIRLIEITWNSADAPELISQLHRELPNCIIGTGTILNQSQLHQAIDVGAQFIFSPHVDTAVIKAAVAANVPVVPGALSPTEIVTAWDAGASCVKVFPIQAVGGASYIKALLGPLGHIPLIPTGGVTIDNAQELINIGAIAVGLSGNLFPKSLIDGGNWNAIAKRAKQLKQRLAPDSLS from the coding sequence TTGATCACTGATAACTGGTTAAACCTATTACGACAGCAGCGAGTAATTGCTGTGATTCGAGCATCCTCGAAATCCTTAGGAAATCAGATGGCTAAGACGGTAGCCACTGGGGGTATACGGTTAATTGAAATTACCTGGAATAGCGCTGATGCTCCTGAGCTGATTAGTCAGCTCCATAGAGAATTACCCAACTGTATCATCGGTACTGGCACCATCTTAAACCAATCTCAGTTACATCAGGCAATTGATGTTGGAGCGCAGTTTATATTTAGTCCCCATGTAGATACAGCAGTTATTAAAGCAGCGGTAGCTGCTAATGTGCCAGTGGTTCCCGGAGCACTTTCCCCCACAGAAATTGTGACAGCTTGGGATGCTGGTGCTAGCTGTGTTAAGGTGTTTCCGATTCAGGCGGTCGGTGGTGCTAGTTACATCAAAGCCTTACTTGGACCACTGGGTCACATCCCGTTAATTCCTACTGGTGGTGTTACGATAGATAATGCTCAGGAATTGATTAATATCGGAGCGATCGCTGTGGGTCTTTCTGGGAATTTGTTTCCTAAATCCCTGATTGATGGGGGGAATTGGAATGCGATCGCAAAACGAGCAAAACAGCTAAAGCAACGATTAGCCCCTGATTCTCTCAGTTGA